From Streptomyces sp. NBC_00690, a single genomic window includes:
- a CDS encoding FTR1 family protein: protein MYGTYLMGLQSGLEAGLVAALVIAFAFRSGRRAALSSVLLASAAAALLMLGFGSVLEYGPRELTPRAEGIFGGFLSIAAAGLVGWVVLRTRRPPFKATGTATAPATATASGVQGLRRGHGALATTAALAVSHEGLTAALFLWSSVRAASDGHGSDGPLTVLLLGITTAVLVVWAVWRLALRVDLSRSVRWIGAALLVLAAGMLSKGVGHLQRADFSDGVPAAAFDFSDAIPAESWYGALLRGVLGFEPAPTGFQITVWALYLVPALALFLSPVGFGRSVGGKESAADEKADSGGRAAREPGAEGSAVPSNGGGGDGACLDGERVRDRARGARDRAGRNGGGSGRGAQGVH from the coding sequence GTGTACGGCACCTATCTGATGGGGCTGCAATCGGGGCTGGAGGCCGGTCTGGTCGCCGCCCTGGTCATCGCCTTCGCCTTCCGCAGCGGACGACGCGCCGCGCTGTCGTCCGTGCTGCTCGCCTCCGCTGCGGCGGCACTGTTGATGCTGGGGTTCGGTTCCGTACTCGAATACGGGCCGCGGGAGTTGACGCCTCGCGCCGAGGGGATCTTCGGCGGATTCCTGTCGATCGCGGCGGCCGGGCTCGTCGGTTGGGTGGTGCTGCGGACGCGGCGACCACCTTTCAAGGCGACCGGGACTGCGACTGCTCCTGCGACCGCGACTGCTTCGGGGGTGCAAGGGCTGCGCAGGGGCCATGGCGCGTTGGCGACGACAGCAGCGCTGGCGGTCTCCCATGAGGGCCTGACGGCGGCCCTGTTCCTCTGGTCCTCCGTGCGGGCCGCGTCCGATGGCCACGGCAGCGATGGCCCGCTCACCGTTCTTCTGCTCGGCATCACCACGGCAGTGCTCGTCGTGTGGGCGGTCTGGCGGCTTGCGCTGCGGGTGGACCTGTCCCGCTCGGTGCGCTGGATCGGCGCCGCGCTCCTGGTGCTGGCCGCGGGAATGCTGTCGAAGGGGGTGGGCCACCTCCAGCGTGCCGACTTCTCGGACGGAGTGCCGGCAGCCGCCTTCGACTTCTCCGACGCGATCCCCGCCGAAAGTTGGTACGGGGCCTTGCTGAGGGGAGTGTTGGGCTTCGAGCCGGCCCCCACGGGCTTTCAGATCACGGTGTGGGCGCTCTATCTGGTCCCGGCACTCGCGCTGTTCCTGTCCCCGGTAGGGTTCGGACGGTCAGTGGGGGGCAAGGAGAGTGCAGCCGATGAGAAGGCCGATTCGGGTGGGCGGGCAGCACGGGAGCCGGGCGCAGAGGGCAGTGCGGTTCCATCGAACGGTGGTGGCGGTGACGGCGCTTGCCTTGACGGCGAGCGGGTGCGTGACCGTGCACGGGGAGCGCGAGATCGTGCCGGCCGCAACGGCGGCGGAAGCGGCCGAGGCGCTCAAGGAGTTCACTGA
- a CDS encoding heme/hemin ABC transporter substrate-binding protein: protein MGAAVAAFAIAVTATGCGGDSASPSEGGKSKPSVAPDRVEPVNAKTKPEYPVTVESADGSRVTIASGERIVPLTGSLNEIVFSLGLGEQVVARDVTATFEEAKDLPVVTRGHDVSAESVLSLRPTVVLAETVSGPAESIQQIRDAGIPLVVVKTAKELADVGTRIEAVAKTLGVPAAGTELKERTETRLATVQKDIPQPAEGKKPRVAFLYLRGTASVYLLGGSESGAASLLEAAGAVDAGKESGLKKDFTAITSEALAKAAPDAILVMSKGLDSVGGIDGLIKIPGVAQTPAGMDRRVVSIPDGVLLNYGPRTDQVLKSLVDQLYANGA from the coding sequence ATGGGTGCGGCGGTGGCCGCGTTCGCCATTGCGGTCACGGCGACGGGCTGTGGCGGTGATTCCGCTTCGCCTTCCGAAGGGGGGAAGTCGAAGCCATCTGTGGCCCCTGACCGGGTCGAGCCGGTGAACGCCAAGACCAAGCCCGAGTACCCCGTGACGGTCGAGTCCGCGGATGGGAGCAGGGTCACGATCGCCTCGGGTGAGCGCATCGTGCCGCTGACCGGATCGCTGAACGAGATCGTGTTCAGCCTCGGTCTCGGCGAACAGGTGGTCGCCCGCGATGTCACGGCGACCTTCGAGGAGGCCAAGGACCTTCCTGTGGTCACACGCGGCCATGACGTCTCGGCCGAGAGCGTGCTGTCGCTGAGGCCGACGGTCGTGTTGGCCGAAACCGTCTCGGGACCTGCTGAATCCATTCAGCAGATTCGTGACGCCGGTATCCCGCTGGTGGTCGTGAAGACCGCCAAGGAACTCGCCGACGTGGGCACCCGCATCGAGGCCGTCGCGAAGACGCTGGGCGTCCCGGCCGCGGGGACCGAGTTGAAGGAGCGCACCGAGACCCGCTTGGCCACCGTCCAGAAGGACATCCCCCAGCCCGCGGAGGGCAAGAAGCCGCGGGTCGCCTTCCTCTATCTGCGCGGAACGGCCTCGGTCTACCTCCTGGGCGGCAGCGAGTCGGGGGCCGCGTCACTGCTGGAGGCAGCCGGAGCGGTGGACGCGGGGAAGGAGTCGGGCCTGAAGAAGGACTTCACCGCGATCACCAGCGAAGCCCTGGCCAAGGCGGCACCGGACGCAATCCTGGTCATGTCGAAGGGCCTTGACTCCGTGGGCGGTATCGACGGCCTCATCAAGATCCCGGGCGTCGCCCAGACCCCTGCCGGAATGGACCGCAGGGTGGTCTCCATCCCCGACGGCGTACTGCTCAACTACGGCCCCCGGACGGACCAGGTGCTCAAGTCCCTGGTCGACCAGCTCTACGCGAACGGCGCATGA
- a CDS encoding FecCD family ABC transporter permease: MKSASHREPGTPKVDLGKPADGTASAAPQGPAAKGSRSTAFLLTTGLVGALVLVSLVSAGYGAYDIPLSDVIASAQHRIGLGGAPLDRVGESVLWNVRLPRVVLALLVGASLGCAGALMQGVFGNPLAEPGVIGISAGAAVGAVASIALGLSFFGNWTITACAFVAGLVTVLLVYVLSRSGGKTEVVTLILTGIAVNAFAGALIGLFIFFADNAQITQITFWQLGSLSQATWPKVLAVLPCALLGLFIAPFYARKLDLLALGERSARHLGVDVERLRIALVLAVALLTASAVAVAGIITFVGLLVPHLLRMVHGPGHRFLIPGSALGGALVLAVGDLAARTVAEPAELPLGVLTALFGSPFFFWLLRRTRRKQGGWA, encoded by the coding sequence ATGAAGTCAGCCTCCCACCGGGAACCGGGCACACCGAAGGTCGATCTCGGCAAGCCAGCCGACGGGACCGCATCCGCCGCACCGCAGGGACCGGCTGCCAAGGGCTCTCGTTCCACCGCGTTCCTGCTCACGACGGGTCTCGTCGGCGCGCTCGTCCTCGTATCTCTCGTCTCCGCCGGCTACGGCGCCTATGACATCCCTCTCAGCGATGTCATCGCATCGGCGCAACACCGCATCGGGCTCGGGGGCGCCCCCCTCGACCGGGTCGGCGAGAGCGTCCTGTGGAACGTACGGCTGCCGCGCGTCGTGCTCGCCCTGCTCGTCGGTGCTTCCCTCGGCTGTGCCGGTGCGCTGATGCAGGGCGTCTTCGGCAACCCGCTCGCCGAACCCGGAGTCATCGGCATCTCCGCAGGTGCCGCGGTCGGAGCCGTCGCCTCCATCGCGCTCGGCCTGAGCTTCTTCGGCAACTGGACCATCACCGCCTGCGCCTTCGTCGCCGGACTCGTGACCGTGCTCCTGGTCTATGTGCTCTCCCGTTCGGGCGGGAAGACCGAGGTCGTCACCCTCATCCTCACCGGAATCGCCGTCAACGCCTTCGCCGGTGCACTCATCGGCCTCTTCATCTTCTTCGCCGACAACGCCCAGATCACCCAGATCACCTTCTGGCAGTTGGGGTCGCTCTCCCAGGCGACCTGGCCCAAGGTGCTCGCCGTACTGCCCTGCGCCCTGCTGGGGTTGTTCATCGCACCGTTCTACGCGCGCAAGCTCGATCTGCTGGCCCTCGGGGAGCGGTCGGCGCGCCATCTGGGCGTCGACGTGGAGCGGTTGCGCATCGCCCTGGTGCTGGCCGTCGCCCTGCTCACGGCATCCGCCGTGGCGGTCGCCGGAATCATCACATTCGTCGGACTCCTCGTTCCCCACCTGCTGCGGATGGTCCACGGCCCAGGGCACCGCTTCCTGATCCCGGGCAGCGCACTGGGCGGTGCGCTGGTACTCGCCGTGGGCGACCTCGCCGCCCGAACGGTTGCCGAGCCGGCCGAACTCCCCCTCGGTGTGCTCACCGCACTCTTCGGCAGCCCGTTCTTCTTCTGGCTGCTGCGCAGGACCCGTCGCAAGCAAGGTGGTTGGGCATGA
- a CDS encoding PhzF family phenazine biosynthesis protein — translation MNERDVHDVLDVLHVFCGADGRNGNALGVVRDPRVCPDRTSRQALAAELGFSETVFVDDPERGVVDIYTPSTRLPFAGHPLVGVAWLLDLESVSAPAGEVWARNDGEFTWITARAEWAPPRLIEQYASADDVDALPTPPPGEGWLYAWAWEDEAAGRVRARGFPRRGDGIAEDEATGAAALLLTEQLGRALNITQGRGSQILTAPGPDGEIEIGGRVRLEALAPPAPIPASVLAQPAPTPMRIRMAPIKRDAGSRPRLVPYTLRAEVMSPRE, via the coding sequence GTGAACGAACGCGATGTGCACGATGTACTTGACGTGCTCCATGTCTTCTGCGGTGCCGACGGTCGGAACGGAAACGCCCTCGGAGTGGTGCGTGACCCCCGCGTCTGCCCCGACCGGACGTCACGTCAGGCGCTCGCCGCCGAACTCGGCTTCAGCGAGACGGTTTTCGTCGACGACCCCGAGCGCGGCGTCGTGGACATCTACACCCCCAGCACACGGCTGCCGTTCGCAGGACACCCCCTGGTCGGTGTCGCCTGGCTGTTGGACCTGGAGTCGGTCAGTGCACCCGCGGGCGAGGTGTGGGCGCGCAACGACGGCGAGTTCACCTGGATCACGGCCCGCGCCGAGTGGGCACCGCCGCGCCTCATCGAGCAGTACGCCAGCGCCGACGACGTGGACGCACTCCCCACTCCGCCGCCGGGCGAGGGATGGCTCTACGCCTGGGCATGGGAGGACGAGGCCGCGGGGCGCGTTCGAGCCCGGGGCTTTCCCCGCCGCGGTGACGGCATCGCCGAGGACGAGGCCACCGGGGCGGCAGCCCTGCTGCTCACCGAGCAACTCGGCCGGGCCCTGAACATCACTCAGGGCAGGGGCTCACAGATCCTGACGGCTCCCGGTCCTGACGGGGAGATCGAGATCGGCGGTCGGGTGCGCCTGGAAGCCCTCGCTCCGCCCGCGCCCATTCCCGCCTCGGTGCTGGCCCAGCCCGCCCCGACGCCGATGCGCATTCGGATGGCCCCCATCAAGCGGGACGCCGGCTCGCGTCCACGGCTGGTCCCCTACACCCTGCGCGCCGAGGTGATGAGTCCCCGGGAGTGA
- a CDS encoding HtaA domain-containing protein: protein MSASRRPLALAAAAATAAALGATALALPAVAAGKPSSGSAKAAPAAGAPTIGLKDGTLDWGFKESFRTYVAGGGKIDVADGAKQAAGNGPFTFTNGKGIYDTTTHATNTTFDGSVVFNSAHFTIKLSDLRVITTRTTGTIQADITFNGALDNDVALANLDMTKVRPAQGEGGAMLFKDIPATITAAGAKAFRYKEGDVLDAATLTVKSEGGVRPSPSPSNSSKPPVSSPSPSTSSKPPVIEPSASTSTKPTQPSGKPSTSTGPTAPVGNGAIVDGNLDWGVKERFREYVTGPIAHGKVELAAGAKKSGDIYRFPKAQGTFDPKKKTLAASFGGSVRFLGHLTDGTYVLDLRMSGLEVKVNGTQGTLIADVSTKSRATGKVTTLKDLKFATVKVPSGGLKAQNDVVKLSGAATTLTADGSKAFEGMYKAGEALDPLTVAVSLTEGTDLPDGSGGTSDGGSTGGSTGGSGTSTGGGTTGGSVGGGSVGGGSVGGSVGDTGALASTGSDIPTVGLLAAAAGVAAAGAGVVFAVRRRESANQV, encoded by the coding sequence ATGTCAGCCTCTCGCCGTCCCCTTGCCCTGGCCGCAGCCGCGGCCACCGCGGCAGCCCTCGGTGCCACCGCCCTCGCCCTGCCCGCCGTGGCGGCCGGCAAGCCCTCGTCCGGTTCGGCCAAAGCCGCCCCCGCGGCCGGCGCCCCGACGATCGGTCTGAAGGACGGCACGCTGGACTGGGGCTTCAAGGAGTCCTTCCGCACCTATGTGGCCGGTGGCGGCAAGATCGACGTCGCTGACGGCGCCAAGCAGGCAGCGGGCAACGGTCCGTTCACCTTCACCAACGGCAAGGGCATCTACGACACGACGACCCACGCCACCAACACGACGTTCGACGGCAGCGTCGTGTTCAACTCGGCCCACTTCACGATCAAGCTCTCGGATCTGCGGGTCATCACCACCCGCACGACCGGCACGATCCAGGCCGACATCACCTTCAACGGCGCGCTCGACAATGACGTGGCCCTCGCCAACCTCGACATGACCAAGGTCCGCCCCGCCCAGGGCGAGGGCGGCGCGATGCTGTTCAAGGACATACCGGCGACGATCACCGCCGCGGGCGCGAAGGCGTTCCGCTACAAGGAGGGCGACGTGCTCGACGCCGCCACCCTCACGGTGAAGTCGGAGGGCGGCGTTCGCCCATCGCCCTCCCCGTCGAACTCGTCGAAGCCGCCCGTGAGCAGCCCGTCCCCCTCCACGTCGTCGAAGCCGCCCGTGATCGAGCCCTCGGCGTCCACGTCCACCAAGCCGACGCAGCCCAGCGGCAAGCCGTCGACCTCCACCGGCCCCACGGCTCCCGTCGGCAACGGCGCGATCGTCGACGGAAACCTCGACTGGGGCGTGAAGGAGCGCTTCCGCGAGTACGTCACGGGCCCGATCGCCCACGGAAAGGTCGAACTGGCCGCCGGCGCGAAGAAGTCCGGTGACATCTACCGCTTCCCCAAGGCGCAGGGCACCTTCGACCCCAAGAAGAAGACCCTCGCGGCCTCCTTCGGCGGCAGCGTGCGCTTCCTCGGCCACCTCACCGACGGTACGTACGTCCTCGACCTCCGCATGAGCGGTCTGGAGGTCAAGGTGAACGGCACCCAGGGAACGCTGATCGCCGACGTCTCCACCAAGAGCCGCGCGACCGGCAAGGTGACCACCCTCAAGGACCTGAAGTTCGCCACCGTCAAGGTCCCCTCCGGTGGGCTCAAGGCGCAGAACGACGTCGTCAAGCTGTCCGGCGCCGCGACCACGCTGACCGCCGACGGCTCCAAGGCGTTCGAAGGCATGTACAAGGCCGGTGAAGCGCTCGACCCGCTGACCGTGGCCGTCTCCCTCACGGAGGGAACCGACCTGCCCGACGGCTCAGGCGGCACCTCGGACGGCGGCTCGACCGGTGGTTCCACCGGCGGTTCGGGCACGTCCACGGGCGGCGGCACCACCGGTGGTTCTGTCGGTGGCGGCTCCGTCGGCGGCGGTTCGGTCGGCGGTTCCGTCGGTGACACCGGCGCCCTTGCCTCCACCGGTTCCGACATTCCGACGGTCGGCCTGCTCGCCGCCGCCGCGGGTGTCGCTGCGGCCGGTGCCGGTGTGGTCTTCGCGGTGCGCCGCCGTGAGTCGGCCAACCAGGTCTGA
- a CDS encoding heme ABC transporter ATP-binding protein, with amino-acid sequence MRTMTSLFGSRSRELPERPTPGSVLARAEGVHVRLGGRTVLAGIDLSARAGEVLALVGPNGAGKSTLFGALAADIAADQGSVRIGDRPAGSWSAPELALRRSVLPQSTALSFPFPVADVVRMGRAPWAGTAREDEDDAAVAEAMAATETGEFAHRPYSALSGGERARVALARVLAQRTALLLLDEPTAALDLRHQELVLRICRSRAAAGDSVVVVLHDLGLAAAYADRVAVLHEGRIAAEGAPAEIFQDELLSRVYRQPVEVFAHPRSGAPVVLPRRSD; translated from the coding sequence ATGAGGACCATGACGAGTCTCTTCGGCTCCCGGAGTCGGGAGTTGCCCGAGCGCCCCACCCCGGGGAGCGTCCTGGCCCGCGCGGAAGGGGTGCACGTCCGATTGGGCGGGCGCACGGTCCTCGCCGGCATCGATCTATCCGCCCGGGCGGGCGAGGTGCTGGCGCTGGTCGGGCCCAACGGCGCGGGCAAGTCCACGCTGTTCGGTGCGCTCGCCGCCGACATCGCAGCCGACCAGGGCTCGGTCCGGATCGGTGACCGTCCGGCCGGTTCGTGGAGCGCCCCGGAACTGGCCCTGCGACGGTCCGTACTCCCCCAGTCCACGGCCCTCTCCTTCCCCTTCCCGGTCGCGGACGTCGTACGGATGGGACGCGCGCCCTGGGCCGGTACGGCACGGGAGGACGAGGACGACGCCGCCGTCGCCGAGGCGATGGCCGCCACCGAGACCGGCGAGTTCGCCCACCGGCCGTACTCCGCCCTCTCGGGCGGTGAGCGGGCACGGGTCGCGCTGGCCCGGGTGTTGGCCCAGCGCACCGCGCTGCTGCTCCTCGACGAGCCGACGGCCGCACTCGACCTGCGCCACCAGGAGTTGGTGCTCCGCATCTGCCGCAGCCGGGCGGCGGCGGGTGACTCCGTGGTCGTGGTCCTCCACGATCTGGGCCTGGCCGCCGCCTACGCCGACCGGGTCGCCGTGCTGCACGAGGGGCGCATCGCGGCGGAGGGCGCACCGGCGGAGATCTTCCAGGACGAGCTTCTCAGCCGGGTCTACCGCCAGCCCGTCGAAGTGTTCGCGCACCCCCGCTCGGGGGCTCCGGTGGTGCTGCCCCGCCGCTCGGACTGA
- a CDS encoding biliverdin-producing heme oxygenase, which yields MDATATGTPFSTLIRVASHEQHTEAETSSFISDLMGGRLGVDAYARYTEQLWFVYQALEEAAEALRNDPVAGPFIQPELFRTVELERDLAHMRGADWRAAASPLPATAAYAARVAECARTWPAGYVAHHYTRYLGDLSGGQIIRDRAEKTWGFARKGDGVRFYVFESISNPAAFKRSYRELLDAVNADDLEKQRIIDECKRAFDFNGAVFRELGSEFPLSA from the coding sequence TTGGACGCCACCGCCACCGGCACTCCCTTCTCCACGCTCATCCGCGTCGCCTCGCACGAGCAGCACACCGAGGCCGAGACCTCCTCCTTCATAAGCGACCTCATGGGTGGTCGACTGGGTGTGGACGCCTACGCGCGGTACACCGAACAGCTGTGGTTCGTGTACCAAGCGCTGGAGGAGGCCGCCGAAGCGTTGCGCAATGACCCGGTGGCGGGGCCCTTCATCCAGCCGGAGCTGTTCCGGACCGTCGAACTGGAGCGCGATCTGGCTCATATGCGGGGTGCTGACTGGCGGGCGGCGGCCTCGCCCCTGCCGGCGACCGCGGCGTATGCCGCCCGGGTCGCCGAGTGCGCGAGGACCTGGCCCGCGGGCTATGTCGCACACCACTACACCCGCTACCTGGGAGACCTCTCCGGCGGTCAGATCATCCGTGACCGCGCGGAGAAGACCTGGGGCTTCGCCCGCAAGGGCGACGGCGTGCGGTTCTACGTCTTCGAGAGCATCTCCAACCCCGCCGCCTTCAAGCGGAGCTACCGCGAGCTGCTCGACGCGGTGAACGCGGACGACCTGGAGAAGCAGCGCATCATCGACGAGTGCAAGCGCGCCTTCGACTTCAACGGCGCGGTCTTCCGCGAGCTGGGCTCGGAGTTCCCGCTCAGCGCCTGA
- the map gene encoding type I methionyl aminopeptidase translates to MSGQSLLVPGELSPIRSVPASIRRPEYVGKEAPTPYTGPEVQDSETIERMRIAGRLAAQAMAEAATHIAPGVTTDELDRVTHEFLCDHGAYPSTLGYRGFPKSLCTSVNEVICHGIPDSTVLRDGDIVNLDVTAFIHGVHGDNNATYLCGDVDEESRLLVERTRESLNRAIKAVKPGRQINVIGRVIESYAKRFGYGVVRDFTGHGINTAFHSGLIVPHYDAAHATTVIQTGMTFTIEPMLTLGDYEHDMWDDGWTVVTKDRKRSAQFEHTLVVTDGGAEILTLP, encoded by the coding sequence ATGTCTGGCCAGTCACTGCTCGTACCCGGCGAGCTCTCCCCCATCCGTTCCGTGCCCGCTTCGATCCGCCGTCCCGAGTACGTCGGGAAGGAGGCGCCGACCCCGTACACCGGCCCGGAGGTGCAGGACTCCGAGACGATCGAGCGGATGCGCATCGCCGGTCGCCTCGCGGCGCAGGCGATGGCCGAGGCCGCGACCCACATCGCCCCCGGTGTGACCACCGACGAACTCGACCGGGTCACCCATGAGTTCCTCTGCGACCACGGCGCCTATCCGTCGACCCTCGGCTACCGCGGCTTCCCGAAGTCCCTGTGCACCTCGGTCAACGAGGTCATCTGCCATGGCATCCCCGACTCCACCGTCCTGCGCGACGGAGACATCGTGAACCTCGATGTCACGGCGTTCATCCACGGGGTGCACGGCGACAACAACGCCACCTATCTGTGCGGTGACGTCGACGAGGAATCGCGACTCCTGGTGGAGCGGACCCGCGAATCGCTCAATCGAGCCATCAAGGCGGTCAAGCCGGGGCGTCAGATCAATGTGATCGGCCGGGTGATCGAGTCCTATGCGAAACGATTCGGCTATGGCGTGGTCCGGGACTTCACCGGACACGGGATCAACACCGCGTTCCACTCCGGTCTCATCGTTCCGCACTACGACGCCGCGCACGCCACCACGGTCATCCAGACCGGTATGACCTTCACCATCGAACCCATGCTGACCCTCGGGGACTACGAGCACGACATGTGGGACGACGGCTGGACCGTGGTGACCAAGGACCGCAAGCGCTCGGCCCAGTTCGAACACACCCTCGTCGTCACGGACGGCGGAGCGGAGATCCTCACCCTGCCCTGA
- a CDS encoding bifunctional DNA primase/polymerase — protein MGDGKGRYSGTENRPSWESRLPQWMRRRAKDTEPDDSAREELLLAVADAGMPLAPAAYPVSYRCSCERIGCPTPGRHPVSFAWQTQSTTDRAQIQRWADGEPLANFITATGMIHDVLDVPLEAGRSALERLLEQGIDVGPVAESGGEGEQARALFFTATRGTPEDEDEWWPCELDCRPETMDEHPGLRWHCRGSYVLVPPARLPGDHDVYWVRGPEHPLPDPLTLLESLTDACAQFIGDHGGIEHEAAWPLGR, from the coding sequence ATGGGCGACGGTAAAGGTCGTTACAGCGGCACGGAGAACAGGCCCTCCTGGGAGAGCCGGCTGCCCCAGTGGATGCGCCGACGTGCCAAGGACACCGAACCCGACGATTCCGCCCGCGAAGAACTGCTGCTGGCCGTCGCCGATGCGGGAATGCCCCTGGCCCCTGCCGCGTATCCCGTCTCCTATCGATGTTCCTGCGAACGCATCGGCTGTCCCACACCCGGGCGCCACCCCGTTTCCTTCGCGTGGCAGACGCAGTCGACCACCGATCGCGCACAGATCCAGCGCTGGGCCGATGGCGAGCCCCTGGCCAACTTCATCACCGCGACCGGCATGATCCACGATGTGCTCGACGTTCCCCTCGAAGCCGGCCGCAGCGCCTTGGAGCGACTGCTGGAGCAGGGCATCGACGTCGGTCCGGTCGCCGAGTCCGGTGGGGAGGGCGAGCAGGCGCGGGCACTCTTCTTCACCGCGACCCGCGGCACGCCCGAGGATGAGGACGAGTGGTGGCCCTGTGAGCTGGACTGCCGGCCCGAGACCATGGACGAGCACCCGGGGCTGCGCTGGCACTGCCGGGGCAGCTATGTCCTCGTCCCTCCCGCAAGGCTTCCCGGGGACCACGACGTGTACTGGGTGCGGGGCCCTGAGCACCCGCTGCCCGACCCGCTGACCTTGCTGGAGAGCCTCACCGACGCCTGTGCCCAGTTCATCGGCGATCACGGTGGCATCGAGCACGAGGCGGCCTGGCCACTCGGCCGTTGA
- a CDS encoding HtaA domain-containing protein — protein MPSCRPVRAFAVALLAALLGALLPAGTAHAADRTVQGGRLDWGIKSSFQSYVTGPIANGSWRLTSGAATVGGSNFRFHSAKGTYDPATGSFEARFTGGVHFTGHRKPTGGNELDLAISRPTVKISGGRGTLYADMTSKARGSGKVTSASQVPFASLSLGGINMKGGSSPIGLNNIPATLTTQGASAFAGYYTAGTPLDPISLSVDVLAAPTAPKKTTKPSTKPAAKPKAPQQAGALQDAAVDWGVRRTFREYVTGDIAQGKWTLSGGAQDGGALFRFPQGKGTFDAKAQTLNATFAGAVRFTGEHLDLTLTQVKATVQSGRGTLIADVVSAGKTQKAVPLITFTAKDFAPKSGLAALTEAPATLTAGGAKAFGGMYQAGTDMDPISLAVTVDKKAQLPALPDLGTAAEPTPTPTEQKDDAKPSSAAAAPAASSTDSSSPTGVYVAVGAGVLLLVAIALIAVRRRRTTQN, from the coding sequence ATGCCGTCGTGTCGACCGGTGCGCGCCTTCGCCGTCGCGCTACTCGCGGCCTTGCTCGGAGCGCTGCTCCCGGCCGGTACCGCTCATGCGGCGGATCGCACGGTCCAGGGCGGCAGGCTCGACTGGGGCATCAAGTCCTCCTTCCAGAGCTATGTCACCGGACCCATCGCCAACGGCAGTTGGCGGCTGACCTCCGGCGCCGCGACCGTGGGCGGCAGCAACTTCCGCTTCCACTCCGCCAAGGGGACCTACGACCCCGCGACCGGCTCCTTCGAGGCGCGCTTCACCGGTGGAGTCCACTTCACCGGCCACCGCAAGCCGACCGGCGGCAATGAACTGGACCTGGCGATCAGCCGTCCGACCGTCAAGATCTCCGGCGGTCGCGGCACGCTCTACGCGGACATGACCAGCAAGGCCAGGGGCAGCGGCAAGGTGACCTCGGCCAGTCAGGTCCCGTTCGCCTCGCTCAGCCTCGGTGGCATCAACATGAAGGGCGGCTCCAGCCCGATCGGGCTGAACAACATCCCCGCCACGCTGACCACGCAGGGAGCCAGCGCCTTCGCCGGCTACTACACGGCGGGCACCCCGCTGGACCCGATCAGCCTGAGCGTCGACGTCCTCGCCGCACCGACCGCGCCCAAGAAGACGACGAAGCCCTCCACCAAGCCCGCCGCGAAGCCCAAGGCGCCCCAGCAGGCCGGCGCCCTCCAGGACGCCGCGGTGGACTGGGGCGTGCGCCGCACCTTCCGCGAGTACGTCACCGGGGACATCGCCCAGGGCAAGTGGACCCTGTCCGGCGGCGCCCAGGACGGCGGAGCGCTCTTCCGCTTCCCCCAGGGCAAGGGCACCTTCGACGCCAAGGCCCAGACGCTGAACGCCACCTTCGCCGGAGCCGTGCGCTTCACCGGTGAACACCTCGATCTGACGCTCACCCAGGTGAAGGCCACCGTGCAGTCGGGCCGAGGCACCCTGATCGCCGATGTGGTCAGTGCGGGCAAGACGCAGAAAGCCGTGCCCCTGATCACCTTCACGGCCAAGGACTTCGCTCCCAAGAGCGGTCTCGCCGCGCTCACGGAGGCCCCCGCCACCCTCACCGCCGGTGGCGCCAAGGCGTTCGGTGGCATGTACCAGGCCGGCACCGACATGGACCCGATCTCGCTCGCCGTCACCGTGGACAAGAAGGCGCAACTGCCCGCCCTGCCCGATCTGGGCACCGCGGCGGAGCCGACGCCCACGCCGACCGAGCAGAAGGACGATGCCAAGCCGTCGTCCGCAGCCGCGGCCCCCGCCGCAAGTTCGACCGATTCATCATCCCCCACCGGGGTGTACGTCGCCGTGGGAGCCGGAGTGCTCCTCCTCGTGGCCATCGCCCTGATCGCCGTACGCCGACGTCGTACGACGCAGAACTGA